One genomic region from Estrella lausannensis encodes:
- a CDS encoding cation:proton antiporter, with translation MDAATFLLQLVLILFSARVVGEIAAFYKVPSVIGELIAGIIIGPSLLGIVTLSEPLQLLAEIGVILLLFEVGLETDVGRLASSGLQAMVVAIGGVAVPFGLAFLLSYYLFHFSLIASLFIGCTLTATSIGITLRVLADLKKQNSKEAQVIIGAAVLDDIIGIVLLAMLYEFTTSGDVNIWNAGRVLIFIVVFFLLSPIAAKAIGQTIKKWDELSEIPGLLPTTIVSLILLFAWIAHELGAPELLGGFAAGLALSRRFFFPFAAFLHETPHFSHRVEEQMRPIVHLFSPIFFVSIGLSLNLKEVAWDSANVWVLTSALLIAGVVGKMAAGFFLRGENTFSKLVIGTAMVPRGEVGLIFANVGLSSGVLHDETYASIILVITITTLLAPFGLRALYSREHSSSNVPSP, from the coding sequence ATGGACGCCGCCACCTTTTTACTGCAGCTGGTACTCATTCTCTTCTCCGCCAGAGTCGTCGGGGAGATTGCCGCTTTCTACAAAGTGCCCTCCGTCATCGGCGAACTCATCGCCGGAATCATCATCGGTCCGAGCCTTTTAGGGATCGTCACATTGAGCGAACCGCTACAGCTTCTCGCCGAAATAGGAGTCATCCTGCTTCTTTTTGAGGTAGGTCTGGAGACAGATGTCGGCAGGCTTGCTTCCAGCGGACTGCAGGCGATGGTTGTGGCGATCGGAGGAGTGGCAGTACCCTTCGGTTTGGCCTTCTTGCTTAGCTATTATCTATTTCACTTCTCCCTCATCGCCTCTCTTTTTATCGGCTGTACGCTGACTGCCACCAGCATCGGAATCACGCTGCGGGTGCTTGCCGATTTAAAGAAACAAAACAGTAAAGAGGCGCAGGTGATTATCGGAGCGGCTGTTTTGGACGATATCATCGGCATCGTCTTACTTGCGATGCTCTATGAATTTACCACCAGCGGCGATGTGAACATCTGGAATGCCGGAAGGGTACTGATCTTCATTGTCGTCTTCTTCCTTCTCTCGCCGATTGCAGCGAAAGCTATCGGACAGACGATAAAAAAATGGGACGAACTCAGTGAAATTCCCGGTCTTTTGCCCACCACGATTGTTTCACTCATCCTCCTCTTCGCCTGGATCGCCCATGAACTTGGCGCTCCGGAGCTTTTAGGAGGTTTTGCTGCTGGGCTTGCCCTTTCGCGTCGTTTCTTTTTCCCCTTTGCCGCCTTCCTTCACGAAACACCTCACTTCAGCCATCGTGTCGAAGAGCAGATGCGGCCGATCGTGCACCTTTTCTCGCCTATCTTTTTCGTCTCCATCGGGTTATCGCTGAACTTAAAAGAAGTTGCCTGGGATTCCGCGAACGTCTGGGTGTTGACCAGCGCGTTACTGATTGCAGGGGTCGTTGGAAAGATGGCAGCAGGCTTCTTTCTTAGGGGAGAAAACACCTTTTCCAAGCTGGTTATCGGGACGGCGATGGTGCCTAGGGGAGAGGTCGGCCTCATTTTTGCCAACGTGGGACTCAGTTCCGGGGTTTTGCATGATGAGACATACGCCTCGATCATCTTAGTGATTACCATCACAACCCTTTTAGCGCCCTTCGGTCTGAGGGCACTCTACAGCAGGGAACACTCTTCGTCGAATGTTCCCAGCCCGTGA
- a CDS encoding biliverdin-producing heme oxygenase, with protein sequence MQPLQGLSQVQSADSTTTSLATKENEETAFSLVSHMQSSFMTPLESSGKSLHQQTINLPFYAKLLRTSDITDKELLQHFVNNSAIFTKLESLIRLHEAFRSVFTDNIFRAPKAEEDIRFFIERFHLKRPDATEEVKDFLRFIDQVAEDNPKLLLPILYVQYAGLFLGRAVCGATAKWLAAHITAWEECPDGKKGLSYWDFDGLPTSIELQAKSASMLKQIDKMDDESDLRQRMQDIARAAFQHNYNAIKSAASFDPVIDRKVTTHAPGMSGEQKKAVLITMMLIVFAFLVNEALKSRSASSH encoded by the coding sequence ATGCAACCACTACAAGGCCTCTCTCAAGTACAATCTGCCGATTCAACAACAACTTCGCTAGCGACTAAAGAAAATGAAGAGACCGCATTTTCTTTAGTTTCCCATATGCAATCTTCTTTCATGACCCCGCTTGAAAGCAGCGGTAAAAGCTTGCATCAGCAGACTATCAACCTTCCTTTCTACGCAAAGCTGCTGCGAACAAGTGACATTACAGATAAAGAGCTTCTGCAGCACTTTGTCAACAACAGCGCCATCTTTACCAAACTGGAATCTTTGATTCGCCTTCATGAGGCATTCAGATCTGTTTTTACAGACAATATTTTTAGAGCCCCCAAAGCAGAGGAAGATATCCGCTTTTTTATAGAGCGCTTCCATCTGAAAAGGCCGGATGCCACGGAAGAAGTTAAGGATTTTCTGCGTTTCATCGATCAAGTTGCTGAGGACAATCCTAAGTTGCTTTTACCGATCTTATATGTGCAATACGCAGGTCTTTTCCTTGGAAGGGCAGTGTGTGGAGCCACAGCCAAATGGCTTGCCGCACATATCACCGCCTGGGAAGAGTGCCCCGATGGCAAGAAAGGCCTCTCTTATTGGGACTTCGATGGTCTTCCCACATCAATTGAGTTGCAGGCCAAAAGTGCGTCAATGCTCAAGCAAATTGACAAGATGGACGATGAATCGGATCTGAGACAAAGAATGCAAGATATTGCAAGAGCAGCCTTTCAGCACAACTACAACGCGATAAAGTCCGCAGCCTCTTTTGATCCTGTCATCGATAGGAAAGTGACGACCCATGCACCGGGTATGTCAGGTGAGCAGAAGAAAGCTGTGTTGATCACCATGATGCTAATTGTCTTCGCCTTCCTTGTGAATGAAGCGCTCAAATCCCGATCCGCCTCCTCTCATTAA
- the nqrE gene encoding NADH:ubiquinone reductase (Na(+)-transporting) subunit E: MWMGSYEPINLLGLLIQSVLIENFLLANFLGMCTYLACSTKLKTANGLGVAVVFVLTCSGVLNWFVHQFITKAGGLAWLDFIGLDASAINLNFLEFLLFISVIAAFVQMLEIVLEKVSPALYLTLGIYLPLIAVNCAILGACLFAVTRDYPFVPNLVYVFGSGAGWWLAIALIAAIREKLVVSDVVPSLRGMAITFIMTGLMSMAFQGFTGIKLAVPTGVSESVIDFAAMEDEKPAKGVQ; encoded by the coding sequence ATGTGGATGGGAAGCTATGAGCCAATCAATCTACTGGGGCTGCTGATCCAATCGGTTCTGATCGAGAACTTTCTGCTCGCAAACTTCTTGGGAATGTGTACCTATCTTGCCTGCTCGACCAAGCTGAAGACAGCCAACGGACTGGGAGTGGCGGTCGTATTCGTTTTAACCTGTTCCGGGGTTTTGAATTGGTTCGTGCACCAGTTCATCACGAAAGCTGGGGGTCTGGCATGGCTTGATTTTATTGGCCTTGATGCCAGTGCCATTAACTTGAATTTTCTTGAGTTTCTTCTCTTCATCTCGGTCATAGCTGCCTTTGTTCAGATGCTTGAAATCGTGCTCGAAAAGGTGTCGCCCGCGCTCTATCTGACACTCGGTATTTACCTGCCGCTGATTGCTGTTAACTGCGCCATTTTGGGAGCTTGCCTTTTTGCGGTGACAAGAGACTATCCCTTCGTACCCAACCTTGTCTATGTCTTCGGCTCCGGAGCGGGGTGGTGGCTGGCGATTGCCCTCATTGCTGCGATCAGGGAAAAACTGGTTGTCTCCGATGTCGTTCCCTCCTTAAGAGGAATGGCAATAACTTTTATTATGACGGGGCTTATGTCCATGGCTTTCCAGGGATTTACCGGGATCAAGCTGGCGGTGCCGACAGGAGTTTCTGAGAGCGTGATTGACTTCGCCGCCATGGAAGATGAAAAGCCTGCAAAGGGCGTCCAATAG
- the nqrD gene encoding NADH:ubiquinone reductase (Na(+)-transporting) subunit D: MAPQKSKPITYLTDQIWNSNQVIVAVLGICSALGVTNRLSVAITMGLSVTFVTACSSFFVSLLRKITPDSVRMITELAIISVFVIIIDQFLQAYFFSISKVLSVFVGLIITNCIVMGRAEGMALSVPPLSAFYDGMGAGLGYAWVLFIVGGIRELFGFGQLLNYQVIPLSWYAGPESPNGYENFAMMVSPPAAFFLIGCMIWIYNIINKKGG, translated from the coding sequence ATGGCACCTCAAAAATCCAAGCCGATCACCTACCTGACCGATCAGATATGGAATAGCAACCAGGTAATAGTTGCCGTTCTAGGCATTTGCTCTGCCTTGGGAGTCACGAATCGCCTTTCTGTGGCGATCACTATGGGACTTTCAGTTACCTTCGTCACGGCGTGTTCATCCTTTTTTGTTTCTCTTCTGCGTAAAATCACTCCAGACAGTGTCCGCATGATCACCGAGCTGGCGATCATCTCCGTCTTTGTGATCATCATCGACCAGTTCCTCCAGGCGTATTTCTTCTCTATCTCGAAAGTTCTCAGCGTTTTCGTGGGACTGATCATCACCAACTGCATTGTGATGGGAAGAGCTGAAGGCATGGCGCTTTCGGTACCGCCGCTTTCCGCCTTTTATGATGGCATGGGAGCCGGACTCGGGTATGCCTGGGTTCTCTTTATCGTTGGAGGCATTCGTGAGCTATTTGGTTTTGGCCAGCTGCTCAACTATCAGGTCATTCCCCTCTCGTGGTATGCTGGGCCTGAAAGTCCCAATGGCTATGAAAACTTTGCCATGATGGTTAGCCCGCCGGCTGCATTTTTTCTGATTGGATGCATGATCTGGATCTACAATATCATCAACAAGAAAGGAGGCTGA
- the nqrC gene encoding NADH:ubiquinone reductase (Na(+)-transporting) subunit C produces the protein MPEEQSNTKISSPLGTVAFMATLSLIAALILSVIASALQEPKEIAKDLDRSKQMLIAAKVLSHDGYFLVRDDKGEYIPAQFENGRLVKGSAENLATKADIIKIYESRLIPLLVDKEGNLKTFQEAKIDLDGYVSKYRSIGYYKLPLMLIYKLLPNPQEGEKQDPMKNEAIGWVIPVNGFGLWDAIYGYLALKPDGDTVIGITWYDQKETPGLGANIAEPYWQNQFYDKKIFTPGSSGQTDFKSAPLGITVVKGLVAEVYGDSPRAKSAVDGMAGATLTGNGVTQGYKDVLAPYRPFFIKLHDSDTKNGAENSGSDKTHEQTTQS, from the coding sequence GTGCCCGAAGAGCAGTCTAACACGAAGATTTCAAGTCCGCTGGGTACTGTTGCCTTCATGGCCACACTAAGTTTGATCGCTGCACTCATCTTGTCGGTCATCGCAAGCGCCCTTCAGGAGCCCAAGGAGATCGCCAAAGATTTGGACCGCAGCAAGCAGATGCTGATCGCCGCCAAAGTGCTAAGCCACGATGGCTACTTTCTTGTCCGGGACGATAAAGGTGAATACATCCCTGCCCAATTTGAAAATGGAAGGCTCGTCAAAGGCTCGGCTGAAAACCTCGCCACGAAGGCAGACATCATTAAAATATACGAATCGCGGCTGATTCCCCTTCTTGTCGACAAAGAAGGAAACCTAAAGACCTTCCAAGAAGCCAAGATTGATCTAGATGGCTACGTCTCGAAATACCGCTCCATCGGCTATTACAAGTTGCCCTTGATGCTCATCTACAAGCTGCTTCCCAACCCCCAAGAAGGGGAGAAGCAAGACCCCATGAAAAACGAAGCTATCGGATGGGTCATCCCTGTCAACGGCTTTGGACTCTGGGACGCCATATACGGCTATCTAGCCCTGAAGCCGGACGGAGACACAGTCATCGGCATCACCTGGTATGATCAAAAAGAGACCCCAGGCCTCGGAGCTAACATCGCCGAGCCTTACTGGCAGAATCAATTTTATGACAAAAAGATCTTCACTCCAGGATCTTCAGGACAAACCGATTTTAAATCCGCCCCCCTTGGCATCACTGTCGTGAAGGGGCTTGTCGCTGAAGTTTATGGCGACTCTCCCAGGGCAAAAAGCGCTGTTGACGGTATGGCAGGAGCGACGCTGACTGGCAATGGTGTCACTCAAGGTTATAAAGATGTGCTGGCCCCTTATCGCCCATTCTTTATCAAGCTCCATGACAGCGATACAAAGAATGGCGCCGAAAACAGCGGCAGCGACAAGACCCACGAACAAACTACTCAATCTTAA
- the nqrB gene encoding NADH:ubiquinone reductase (Na(+)-transporting) subunit B, producing MLRKLLDYQLSLVEEGKPLHKLKPLIDAMDTFLYEAPCKTKTGPHIRDAIDIKRWMVIVVLALLPCFLFGIWNAGLQSFVYSSGDFRLMDEFILSSTSFQKYMEFASKDNRWMHIISEGLYIVLPIVFVSYAVGGLWEGFFAVVRGHEISEGFLVTGMLYALILPPTIPLWMVAVGVSLGVVFAKEVFGGSGMNIVNPALACRCFLFFGFPGRMSGNVWVGDSAQAVRDSLVKMNQTGTKGPLDGFTQATKLSQLKVSTDIKRIHVDAIASNNVGSDVGTFDTIKEYFQKWVSHTGQEANLGELTQDQLRQFVTSPLAEGGLGLSTGFYEDAYNFASVNYGLGANSNWGFFLGNKLGCIGETSVLACLIGAFILIVTRVGSWRTMAAMTLGAFITALFFQLGSTYLAEAHGAWLPAQFGIPAYKHLLLGGLAFGIVFMATDPVSSPDIRLGKWIFGFFAGAIAITIRVINPAYPEGVMLAILTANCAAPLIDYYAAKIYVNRRLARARRAV from the coding sequence ATGCTCCGAAAGCTTCTCGACTACCAGCTTTCATTAGTGGAAGAGGGAAAACCATTGCACAAGCTGAAACCGCTTATCGATGCAATGGACACTTTTCTCTATGAAGCTCCCTGTAAAACAAAGACAGGCCCCCACATCCGGGATGCCATCGATATCAAGCGCTGGATGGTAATTGTCGTTTTAGCCCTCCTCCCCTGTTTTCTTTTCGGCATCTGGAATGCGGGCCTTCAAAGCTTTGTCTACTCCAGTGGCGATTTCCGCCTGATGGATGAGTTTATACTAAGTTCAACGTCCTTCCAAAAGTATATGGAGTTCGCTTCCAAAGACAACCGTTGGATGCACATCATCTCCGAGGGCCTCTACATCGTGCTGCCCATAGTTTTTGTCTCCTACGCCGTTGGCGGCCTTTGGGAAGGTTTTTTCGCTGTTGTCCGCGGTCATGAAATCTCCGAAGGCTTTTTAGTGACCGGCATGCTCTATGCGCTGATTCTTCCCCCGACAATCCCTCTCTGGATGGTCGCTGTCGGCGTCAGCTTGGGCGTTGTGTTTGCAAAAGAGGTGTTTGGTGGTTCGGGTATGAACATCGTCAACCCGGCGCTTGCCTGCCGCTGCTTTCTGTTCTTTGGCTTTCCCGGAAGAATGTCGGGTAACGTCTGGGTAGGCGACAGCGCCCAAGCAGTGCGAGATAGTCTGGTTAAGATGAACCAGACGGGAACCAAAGGCCCCCTTGACGGGTTTACGCAGGCAACCAAACTAAGCCAGCTTAAAGTATCGACCGATATCAAGCGCATCCATGTCGACGCGATCGCGTCCAATAACGTGGGCAGCGATGTCGGCACCTTCGATACCATTAAAGAATACTTCCAAAAATGGGTAAGCCATACGGGACAAGAGGCAAACTTGGGCGAGCTGACGCAAGATCAACTCAGACAATTTGTCACATCGCCTCTTGCGGAAGGAGGCCTTGGCCTCTCCACTGGATTTTACGAGGACGCCTATAATTTCGCTTCAGTCAACTACGGCCTTGGCGCCAACAGCAACTGGGGATTTTTCCTGGGCAACAAACTAGGCTGCATCGGCGAAACGTCGGTTCTTGCCTGCCTGATCGGCGCCTTTATCCTGATCGTCACTCGTGTCGGCTCCTGGAGAACCATGGCGGCGATGACCTTAGGTGCTTTCATCACCGCGCTTTTTTTCCAACTGGGCTCAACCTACCTGGCAGAAGCCCATGGCGCCTGGCTGCCTGCTCAATTCGGCATTCCGGCCTACAAACACCTTCTGCTTGGCGGGCTTGCCTTCGGCATTGTTTTCATGGCGACAGATCCTGTATCCTCGCCGGACATCCGGCTTGGAAAGTGGATTTTCGGCTTCTTTGCCGGAGCGATCGCCATCACGATCCGCGTGATCAACCCAGCCTATCCCGAAGGGGTAATGCTGGCCATCCTCACAGCGAATTGTGCCGCCCCGCTAATCGATTACTACGCCGCCAAAATTTATGTGAACAGGAGGCTTGCCCGTGCCCGAAGAGCAGTCTAA
- a CDS encoding outer membrane protein: MRRVLLSLCLFLPFVAFGFDFDIEARTALFIPKNSTMRDLYGTGFTEYEIEMGIPLNKCFTLFSNLSYLEADGRSSESHYRSEMENWALNFGGKYYFEPWWCLRPYVGAGAGVAHVEFRDHSPYVNNHTGKFGWSALFKLGTEWCFSRYFYVDVFADYGINSYEFKSKNKTSGHNINTGGVKVGGGLGLRF; this comes from the coding sequence ATGCGAAGAGTGTTATTATCCCTATGTCTTTTTCTACCCTTCGTAGCATTTGGCTTCGATTTTGATATTGAAGCGCGCACGGCTCTCTTTATCCCTAAGAATTCGACGATGCGCGACCTGTATGGAACTGGATTTACCGAATATGAGATCGAAATGGGCATTCCGCTCAACAAATGCTTCACCTTGTTTAGCAACCTGAGCTATCTCGAAGCGGATGGCAGATCAAGTGAAAGCCACTACCGATCCGAGATGGAGAATTGGGCGCTTAACTTTGGCGGGAAATACTATTTCGAACCCTGGTGGTGTTTAAGACCGTATGTGGGTGCTGGCGCCGGCGTGGCCCACGTGGAATTTCGCGATCACTCTCCCTATGTCAACAACCACACCGGTAAATTCGGGTGGTCGGCTCTCTTTAAACTGGGCACGGAGTGGTGCTTTTCCCGTTATTTTTATGTCGACGTGTTTGCTGACTATGGTATTAACTCCTACGAATTTAAGAGCAAAAACAAGACTTCCGGCCACAACATCAACACCGGGGGCGTCAAGGTGGGCGGAGGACTTGGTCTTCGCTTTTAA
- a CDS encoding TolC family protein: protein MTECSGQKFKAFKSSLLRGASFIIFLCFCGCHRTFQPQGTYVEQALLERAGAAVAVTETLALKAGESQVPVSLLNSRLDAESAAQIALLNNPALKMEMMGIGIKAADLEATMLLPNPSLAFSLFFPSRSSLDKGVEAGISYKIVDLFLMPYRRQAAREAYFSEQMRVLKEALKLINQVKEVFYSLQEARSIVKTTELIKLAAEVKFMLAEKLHAQGNIGDAIFFEAEMELWEAKQDEAEAKINFESSLSKLAVLLGVDHGTISIKEEAEESAPPLVLNEIDRVACDRIDLAILNYDLRRLYSMRPLYSPLSYTFSSLGIDFKHDPEKYDALGPSGVLDIPLFNSGQSDRQRLDYEIGALCFQRQMAWMTAKEEISASIKKYAAAKDKLSFAKERADSAKSSFTSELNLYNVMNVTPLELLDAKRRELEASKRYHQVRGEAMREAVRLKRAMQISLND from the coding sequence ATGACAGAATGTAGCGGCCAAAAATTTAAAGCGTTCAAAAGCTCCCTTCTGAGAGGAGCGTCGTTCATCATTTTCCTTTGTTTTTGCGGATGCCATAGAACCTTTCAACCTCAGGGCACTTATGTAGAACAGGCTCTTTTGGAAAGGGCAGGGGCAGCAGTCGCTGTCACGGAGACACTTGCTCTTAAAGCGGGGGAGAGTCAAGTGCCCGTTTCTCTTTTGAATAGTCGGCTTGATGCTGAATCGGCAGCTCAGATTGCTCTCCTGAATAATCCAGCCCTTAAAATGGAGATGATGGGAATCGGCATCAAGGCGGCTGACTTGGAAGCAACCATGCTTCTCCCGAATCCTTCCCTCGCTTTCAGCCTGTTTTTTCCTAGCAGAAGCAGTCTTGATAAGGGTGTTGAAGCTGGCATCAGTTATAAAATTGTCGATCTCTTTCTGATGCCTTATCGCAGACAGGCAGCTAGAGAGGCGTATTTCAGCGAACAAATGCGTGTATTGAAAGAAGCCCTGAAGTTAATTAATCAAGTGAAAGAGGTTTTTTACTCTTTGCAAGAGGCTCGATCAATAGTTAAAACCACTGAACTGATCAAGTTGGCGGCAGAAGTAAAATTTATGCTGGCTGAAAAACTCCACGCTCAGGGAAATATTGGCGATGCGATTTTTTTTGAGGCGGAGATGGAGCTGTGGGAGGCTAAGCAGGATGAGGCTGAGGCAAAGATTAATTTCGAAAGCTCTCTCTCAAAGCTGGCAGTTCTCCTGGGAGTAGACCACGGCACCATCAGCATTAAGGAAGAGGCCGAGGAGAGCGCTCCCCCTTTGGTTTTAAATGAGATCGATAGGGTAGCATGCGATCGGATTGATCTTGCGATTTTAAACTACGATCTTAGGCGTCTTTACTCCATGAGGCCTCTCTACTCCCCCTTGTCTTACACGTTCTCCTCACTCGGAATCGACTTTAAGCATGATCCTGAAAAGTATGACGCTTTAGGGCCTTCAGGGGTGCTGGATATCCCTCTTTTCAACTCAGGACAGAGTGACAGGCAGCGTCTCGATTATGAAATTGGGGCTCTTTGTTTTCAGCGTCAGATGGCTTGGATGACGGCTAAGGAAGAAATTTCCGCTTCCATCAAAAAATATGCGGCTGCAAAGGATAAATTATCTTTTGCAAAAGAGAGGGCGGATTCGGCCAAAAGCAGCTTTACAAGCGAATTGAACCTTTACAATGTCATGAATGTCACTCCGCTGGAGCTCTTGGATGCCAAGAGAAGGGAGCTAGAAGCCTCTAAAAGGTACCACCAGGTGCGAGGAGAGGCTATGCGTGAGGCTGTCCGACTGAAAAGAGCGATGCAGATATCTTTAAATGATTAG
- a CDS encoding multicopper oxidase family protein, with the protein MELLKKIFNLMLLASLFLVINLEAGQWQIPDSITTMPGGSKLPYREKDGVKEFHLIAEPVKKEMGPGFFVDAWGYNGSTPGPVIEATEGDTVRIFVTNKLPEPTTIHWHGIKVPSGMDGVTGLSQKPIMPGETYKYEFTLDQWGTYMYHPHYDEMTQIALGMAGFFVIHPKSFRGSQPDRDFLIMLGEWAIPPGSSKPIPSEMVNFNYFTFNSTVWPTTPSLSIKTGEKVRIRFGNLSMNSHPIHVHGTVFRETSNGVERFNFDAQFEDVTVNVPVGSVREIEFTMDQAGDWAIHCHKSHHIMNGMGHQTYSLIDLKLDSAEMDKARKLIPGFMLMGSKGMGEMFSHEMHSMPRPKNFMHYGTPGPFGTIEMSGMFTVMKVRDNPEDDKGGWYQNPPGTVASPASKEEIEGLLEE; encoded by the coding sequence GTGGAACTATTGAAAAAAATCTTTAATCTGATGTTGCTGGCGTCCCTATTTTTAGTCATCAATCTTGAAGCGGGGCAATGGCAGATACCTGATAGTATCACCACCATGCCGGGAGGCTCCAAGCTTCCTTACAGGGAAAAGGACGGAGTTAAGGAGTTTCACCTGATCGCCGAACCGGTGAAAAAGGAGATGGGTCCCGGCTTTTTTGTCGATGCCTGGGGATATAATGGCTCGACTCCAGGCCCTGTCATCGAAGCGACAGAGGGAGACACTGTTCGGATCTTCGTTACCAATAAGCTTCCGGAACCCACCACCATTCATTGGCATGGAATTAAAGTGCCGAGCGGGATGGATGGTGTCACCGGTCTTAGTCAAAAACCCATTATGCCGGGGGAAACCTACAAGTATGAGTTTACCCTGGATCAGTGGGGGACCTATATGTATCATCCCCATTATGACGAGATGACGCAGATAGCTCTTGGCATGGCAGGCTTTTTTGTGATCCATCCAAAAAGTTTCAGAGGGTCGCAGCCCGATCGTGACTTTCTGATCATGCTGGGGGAGTGGGCAATCCCGCCGGGAAGCAGCAAACCTATTCCCTCCGAAATGGTCAATTTCAACTATTTCACCTTCAATAGCACTGTATGGCCGACAACCCCCTCTTTATCGATCAAAACGGGTGAGAAGGTCCGTATTCGTTTTGGCAACCTGTCCATGAACAGCCACCCCATTCATGTCCACGGAACGGTATTTAGGGAGACGTCCAATGGTGTCGAGAGATTTAACTTTGATGCCCAGTTTGAAGATGTGACGGTTAACGTCCCGGTCGGTTCCGTTCGGGAGATCGAGTTTACAATGGATCAGGCCGGCGACTGGGCGATACACTGCCATAAGTCGCATCACATCATGAACGGCATGGGTCATCAAACCTATAGCTTGATAGATTTGAAATTGGACTCAGCAGAAATGGATAAGGCGAGAAAACTGATTCCAGGTTTTATGCTGATGGGGTCCAAAGGCATGGGAGAGATGTTTTCTCATGAAATGCACTCGATGCCCCGGCCTAAAAATTTTATGCACTACGGCACACCGGGTCCCTTTGGAACCATTGAGATGAGCGGAATGTTCACCGTCATGAAAGTGCGGGATAATCCGGAGGATGACAAAGGAGGGTGGTATCAAAACCCGCCGGGCACTGTGGCATCTCCCGCATCCAAAGAGGAAATCGAAGGGCTGCTGGAAGAGTAG
- a CDS encoding PIG-L family deacetylase, whose protein sequence is MAKKTNSFDVLAIGAHPDDVDFCMGGILAKMAAEGSAVAILDLTSGEKGTHGTPVLRRKEGEKAAQVIGAKRFFLDFKDGSIVDSPEGRKKIAGVIRDLKPKLVFAPVWKGVMSHPDHFACGQMARNAVRYARLEKMVPNKRKHQVDGILHYLFPYQENPDFLIDVTPYKDLWQEMMLCHASQMKTFDYVGWNMRSARKFGDMAGVEYAQGLIKGNPVIVDTPLIISRGTREV, encoded by the coding sequence ATGGCAAAGAAGACAAATTCTTTTGACGTTTTAGCGATCGGCGCGCATCCCGATGACGTCGATTTCTGTATGGGCGGCATTCTCGCTAAAATGGCGGCGGAAGGAAGCGCAGTAGCAATACTGGATTTAACCTCCGGGGAGAAGGGGACGCACGGAACCCCTGTTTTGAGAAGAAAGGAAGGAGAGAAGGCTGCCCAAGTGATTGGCGCCAAGCGTTTTTTCTTAGACTTCAAAGATGGCTCGATAGTGGACTCTCCGGAGGGCAGGAAGAAAATTGCCGGCGTCATTCGGGATCTGAAACCGAAGCTTGTATTTGCTCCCGTCTGGAAGGGGGTGATGAGCCATCCCGATCACTTTGCCTGCGGCCAGATGGCAAGAAATGCGGTCCGTTATGCCCGCCTTGAAAAGATGGTGCCGAATAAGCGAAAGCATCAGGTCGACGGTATCTTGCATTATCTTTTTCCCTACCAGGAAAATCCCGACTTCCTGATCGATGTCACTCCCTACAAAGATCTTTGGCAAGAGATGATGCTATGCCACGCCAGCCAGATGAAGACTTTTGATTATGTGGGATGGAACATGCGGTCGGCGCGCAAGTTTGGAGATATGGCAGGAGTTGAATACGCTCAAGGGTTGATTAAGGGAAACCCCGTCATTGTCGACACCCCTCTGATCATATCAAGAGGGACGAGGGAGGTCTGA